One Ornithorhynchus anatinus isolate Pmale09 chromosome 2, mOrnAna1.pri.v4, whole genome shotgun sequence DNA segment encodes these proteins:
- the IGSF6 gene encoding immunoglobulin superfamily member 6: MDTMNHVKIILALKINLILSNIGSTKACQVTVRQPSLLEVDYTCQEVTIQCHFSASGCPSSPLTVLWFRQHTRQLENLCLNQCSRDMGKFTLTGLTNLNEASLTVKAVSLNDSAIYFCGIAFPESDEPGSKQTGGGTILVVRGTKLLGDKEHKLLISLSSLLSLYIIALFATFIILYRSKFKILRKTGMDEEPQQMNKKSGRRIFQEIAHELYLKRYVETNPESVREDIIYENRRGCSNLKY; encoded by the exons ATGGACACCATGAACCATGTTAAGATCATTCTTGCTCTGAAAATCAACCTCATTTTATCCAATATTG GTTCGACAAAAGCCTGTCAAGTTACTGTTAGACAGCCCTCCCTCTTAGAAGTGGACTACACATGTCAGGAAGTAACCATACAGTGCCATTTCTCTGCTTCTGGATGCCCCAGTTCCCCACTCACGGTTCTGTGGTTTCGCCAACACACTCGCCAACTTGAGAATTTATGCCTAAACCAATGTTCAAGAGACATGGGAAAATTTACATTGACTGGTTTAACAAACCTAAATGAAGCTTCCCTCACTGTTAAAGCAGTGAGTTTAAATGACAGTGCAATTTATTTCTGTGGAATAGCATTTCCAGAATCAGATGAACCGGGTTCTAAGCAAACTGGAGGAGGAACAATACTGGTGGTAAGAG ggaCTAAGCTTCTCGGCGATAAAGAACATAAGCTCCTAATATCCCTATCATCACTGCTGTCTTTATATATCATTGCCCTATTTGCAACCTTCATAATCCTCTACAGA TCAAAATTCAAAATACTGAGGAAAACAGGAATGGATGAAGAACCACAACAGATGAACAAA AAGAGTGGACGCCGTATTTTTCAGGAAATTGCACATGAACTATACCTTAAGAGATATGTGGAAACAAATCCTGAGTCT gtgagggaagacATCATCTATGAAAACAGAAGAGGATGTTCCAACCTGAAATATTAA